The genomic DNA AGCCTTCTCCCGGTAATTTATATTCTATGCTGATTTATCGAGATTAAAAATACACCGTTTCTATTATGTCGGGACCGagaaataatattattttattgcGGTTTTACTTTTAGTAAGCTGGAGAGTTGGCCAACACAGTTGTTATGTTTAAATGATTGAAAATTTAGTGATCATTGTGTGCGCACAAAAGTATAGGTTTATTTTAGTAGGAAAATGTGTAATGATACGGGAAACGATAATTTTAGTAATACATTTTGCGGAACAGAATGTAAAATTAGAAAGGGTTTAAATTATGTTGGTTATTCGATTTTTCAATGAATATTGTTTAAACTTTCGAATTGTATGATGCCTGAATATAAAATACGAACTGTTAACTGAACAAGCAGAAGAGTGTTGATAATTTATCGTTCTGTGTTAGGATGTGGGCTATATGATAATACTGTTCCTTCCGAAGATGCTGAGTCTCAAGGGGTATGCCTTGCTGGTGAAACCCAGGCAGTGGATGATCTGGGATCTGAAGATTTGTGCACTCAGTTGCTTGATGACGGTTATACAGAAGTTGTGGTGGATACTGACAATGACGGAACTAAGCAAATCGAAGTTTTAAGTGACACTGAGGCATTGCCTGATGTTGTCTTTGAGAAAAGAGTTGACAGTCATACCGTGGAAGAGGAGATGATGCTGCAATCCTGTGTGCGGAAACAGAATGGTCGTGAATCCAAAGAAGTCCAGATTATTGAAAAGCACAATACAGGTCCGAAGAATCTTGTAAATTCAAATGTTTGTCTTTAATTATATATTATGTTCTTCAGCTTAAGCCCAACATCAATATGATGCATAAAGTATGTAGTTGAATGTTggaaacaaaattatatataatatattagtCCAGTGATAAGAAATCGAATGACGATTTATTTGAGTGAAAAGCTGATAGTCTTTTATCTTTGTGGATGTGTGTTGTTTATCATGTAACCCTAAGAAATTTTATCTACAAATTTCTAAAAATGTTAATATCTTGGTTTAATGACAGCAAATAATTTGTCAAGTGGATGTTTCTGAAGAATAAGTATAATTTTTATACACGTACTGCAGTACATGTGTTCTTTTTGGTGCCAACTTATGTGTTATTCTTTTGTCAGTTGAATATTAAGAAAGCCATATGTACATACTTTCATGCTACAACCTGCCTTCCTTTACCTCTGTTAGCACctaatattataaaaaaattctaaaataattttacaatTATTATTAAGTTTTGCCTAGGTATGGATAAGAAGCTATAACTAAGTGTAAGTAGTGTAATTTTTCGTTATTGTGCAGGGCCAGTTCTTGAAGGATTTACATCATTTCGTGTCGCAGCTATTAGGTCTTCTGGTTTGGCTGCTCGCAACATGCCTTTGAAAAGAACTGACAACACTTCATATTCCAATGGGAGTGACGGTAAACATGAGGCAGAGAATAGTGTAACATTAAACTTTTTGGGTCAACTTGATCAAAGACATAATCTGGAGGAGCATGACGACAAATTAAAAGGATCTAGTAGTGAGAACAAGTGTACGGTTGGCAAGTCAGCAGCTAGGAAACTTTTTAATGAAGAAAAATCTAATGAGAAAGGAGTTGATATAAATTTTAGTGACACCGGCGAGGAAGAAAACTTTCCCCAAGTCTGCATTTCTGAAAGGGAGTTGGCAGGGCTGAGCTATGTAGATTCTCAAGAGCCTGGAGAGGCATCACAAACCATTGCTCTTGACTTTGTGGACAAATTTCTGAAAGTTAATAGTATAGAATTTGATGAAGAAGCTGAAATTAGAAAGTCAACTGGGGTGAAATCAAAGTCTCTCTCAGGTGCTAAAGGAATCCAAAGTTTGGCTAAACGTGCTAATCACATTTGTTCAGCATCTGGTGGGACATTTGACTGGGATGATTATCAAGAGGATGAAGGAGGTGAATTTTTCAGAAAAAAGAAAGAAGGACGCAAGGCTCCTCAATCCTTTCCCCAACCTCGGGATTTTAAACGTCCTAATCCAGACAATTGTTgggaagtcaaagaaaacagTGACAGGGTAGATCAACAAGACATTTCTGGCAGTGTAGCTAGTGTATTTTACTCCGATTCAAATTTACTTTTGCACAAACCAAAAGAGATTGATAAATCAATGAAGGTGGCCGGAAAATGTATTGTAGAAAATCTGATCAAGAAGTTGGATGATGCCAGAGATGAAATGGTTGAAACTGGTACTAAGAAAGATAATCCAGACTTGCTGGATGTAGGAGTTGATACTCAGTTGGCTGCTGATGCAATGGAAGCCTTATGCTACGGGGTAGGCTTGAATGATCATGATAGTAATTTATGTAATCAGGATGCTGAAATCCTCGTGCCTGGCACTGCAAAAAGAAAACTCCGAAAAAAGTTAGAATCGGATAAAGATTCTATTCAAGAAAGAGCATCAAGAATTTTAAGATCTGCAGTCATTACAAGACAATCCAATCAAAATAAAATGTCTGGTCCTGGATTGACTAGAGGGTCCTCCATTATATCAGAAGAGCAGTCTACAAAAACTAGTAAGCAGTTTCATAGAACTGAGGATATGTTTAACTTACACGGTGCACTTATTGAagaaaatatgaatgcacaaGAATCGGAAAGAGGCATTATTGGTGAAAATGAAAGATGTCGTGTTGCTGCATCAAGTGGTAAATATTTACCCATTGCTTGTCGTACTAGGCAGAAGGCATCAAATCAAACACAGCGGGACACCAAAACATCAACTGTATTAAAAAAGGGGAGAGATAATTTAAGTGCCCCTATTGCTCCTAAAAGGAAAAGGAGCAGGGCTTCATTGAACACACTTGCCAGAGAAAAATGTACTGAATTAAAATCCATTGGACCTGAACACCTTGAGGAAACCAAAGTAACTAATATTGAGTTATCAGATTCACAGATATCTGGTACTAGTACAGTCCGAAAGGGAAAGGTTCATCAAAACCTTTCCAAAGAGGAGTTAGATACAAATTCAAAAATCAACTTCACACAAATGAAATCAGGCATAAAGAGGAAAATTCTGGCTTCTGGTGTTAGTGGTCCAGCTTCGCGTCAACGGCATTCTCAAAAAGGACTGGTGAAGGATACTTCTGTAGACCACAACACTTACCCCCAGAATGCCATTGGAGCTTCAGAAGATTTAAATGTGTTTAAGGCTCAGATAAATGAATTTACTGCTGGAAAGAGTCACTTAGCTATTACGGCTGCTGAGGAAGCAAACTTGAACCCAAGGTCTAGAGTATCATTAAAGGACAAATGTACACCAAAATTTTCAGCATATATGACCCCTAAGCAATATGGAACACCTATAAATGAAGCTTCTCCAATTTGTATGGATAATGAATATCACAAAAGGTCATCCAGGAAGAAGCTATTAAAGTCACCACTAAAGAGAGAAGTTAGCAGAATAATTGCTGATGGACCAAAATCTGCATATACATCCAAAGATTTACGTAAGAGGAGAGACATAACTCAGGTTCATGTTTTATTCAGTCAGCATCTGGATGGAGATTTAATTAAGCAGCAGAAGAAGGTACCTGTTTGTATTATGTTCTGCTTGATTCCTGATTCAAGCGCATTCAAACTCGAAAGTACTAGTATGCATTCGATTTAATGTCACAGGTTTTATTCCGGTTGGGAGCTTCAGTGGCATCCTCGATTCTAGATGCTACACACTTCATAGCTGATGAATTTGTGCGCACGAGGAATATGTTAGAAGCTATTGCCTACGGAAAACCAGTGGTGACACCCTTTTGGCTAGAGAGCTGTGGACACGCTAGTTGTCTCATTGATGAGCGAAACTATATACTGAGAGATGCtaaaaaggaaaaagagattgGCTTCAGTCTGCCAGTTTCACTGGCACGTGCATGCCAACACCCACTTTTACAAGTATGAAGTATGATTTTTTCTTGCTTGATAGTGGTTATTTGGTTCTTCTTTATTGAATTACTTTTCCTCAGGGCTGTAGGGTCTTGATAACGCGTAATGCAAAACCTGGTAAAGATATATTGGCAAGCTTAGTGAATGCAGTTCATGGCACGGTGAGTAGTTTTTCCGAGGTTCCCTTATTTTTTAATCATTTATGCTAATATTAAGAACTTGCTAATCTTCTATTACGCTGTCTACAAAATGTCAAAATTGAGAGATTTAGTCTTAAATTATTACTACTTATGGCATGAATGTAGATGAACGTGTGGATTGAGACTATCATTGTTCTTCTCcaataaaattgacatgcaactGTGTTCATATGCGAGTATGAGCTTTCCTAAAGGTCAATCTTAAAGCCTAAGAATCCAGTCTACAGTTGGGTGCTAACAGATTGTGTCAAAATTTGGTCAATTTCTGTTTGGTGCTGATAGTATTGATCATAACTACTTTAATGAAAACCAAGTCTAAACTTCTGTTCATTAATGTTGGTGTTCTGCCACTAAGTTCTGGAATTGTGAGCCACATACAATATTACTGGTTGCGGAGTGAATTTTGTATCTATCTGCCTCTCCCCTCCTTCCCGTGATCCATTGAGAGGGCGGGGAGGAGGGGGGATATTTCGACTTAGTAGCAAGCCTAACAAACATCATTAAAATCCCAGATTCTCACTTTATAAGGCACTCCATCTAGCCGATAATGGGCTTAGTAAAGACTCCTCATGTCTCTGTTAATAACGAACAACCCTGATTTTACACAAACAGtttctgaatttttatgaaagtaaTATTTAATGAGGCTTTGCTTCAGAATTTGCGGTTCTCAGTGCTGATTTAGTGAAGGTCCTGAAGCATAGCATGTGTTTTGTCCTTGATTTAATTGGTAGATCTTGTTATTTTTGTCAAAGGGTGATATCTTTATTGAGTCATACTACAAATTATGGTTTATTAAACCATGCAGCAACTTTAACTTGATATTGTTCTCAAGTAAACCTATAAAATTCGGATTACAAGTGTTGATGTTTTTTGTTCATTTTCTTGTTATAGATGTATTGTGTTTTAAGGAATGAATACAACTTAATTGTACTACAGCTAATATAGTGATTGATGCAGTTTAGAGTTACGCTTATCTAAAATAGGTTTTGATAGCATGCTGTTTGGGTTCTTTTTATCTAGAAATAGGGAACTAATCTTCTTAAAGAAAATTAGAACTAAAACAGGTTCTCACTTCTCATGCTGTCATGCATATAAAGGATACTGTGAAAATTTTGATTCATGCTGTTTTTAATGCTTAGCTAGAAAGTGGAAAGTACTCTTCCAAAAGAAATTTAAATAAGTGATCATAGTCCTTCCATTGAGAGGATAACTATCAAAGTTACTACGAATTTTTTGGTCGTGAAGACTGATGAAATGCAGAGTCTTTTTACATTTCTGAATATTGTATAGTGAATAGACCACCTTGCATAAAGACTCTTGGTTGCAATTCAGCATAATTCTAAACTTGAATGCCTTTTATAAGTTCTCATGTTGTTGTCTGTCACTAAATAATGGCAGGTGACATGATTCTCAACTAATTAATATCAGCGCTTAGCTACAAAATTGGAGCTTTAGCCTTGGGATTTGTTAGTAAAATTGAAGAACTAAATACCTAAACTATTTATTTAATATGACTAGAGTTACATTTTTCTGGGTAAGGTAACCTGAATGATTTGTGGGGAGATCGGTGATGATGGCAACCATTTCTTCTCGTATTTCAAACTATGCTGAATTATGACACATACaatttttttctttaaattaCTTGGCGGATCTTGAATAGTTCTTGTTAATCTAGTTTGTTTTCAAGTCCACTGAATATTTATGCTCAGGTTGTAGATGGAATTGGTCGATCTGCACTGAAGGATGAACTAATTCCAAGTGACTTGATCGTTCTTTCGCGTGAGGAAGATTATGCAGAATGTGTGCCTTTTCttgagaaaggttaggaatagTATGTATACATACGATTAAACTAGTAATAAAGAACATTGCTTCTATTTATAATATCAGCATATCACCCGATGTTTATATACAGGGGCATCAGT from Apium graveolens cultivar Ventura chromosome 5, ASM990537v1, whole genome shotgun sequence includes the following:
- the LOC141659183 gene encoding uncharacterized protein LOC141659183 isoform X2, which gives rise to MSSFRDEDNDDEIEANTNNLNPEVDVSDAETEIMDSQPSPGCGLYDNTVPSEDAESQGVCLAGETQAVDDLGSEDLCTQLLDDGYTEVVVDTDNDGTKQIEVLSDTEALPDVVFEKRVDSHTVEEEMMLQSCVRKQNGRESKEVQIIEKHNTGPVLEGFTSFRVAAIRSSGLAARNMPLKRTDNTSYSNGSDGKHEAENSVTLNFLGQLDQRHNLEEHDDKLKGSSSENKCTVGKSAARKLFNEEKSNEKGVDINFSDTGEEENFPQVCISERELAGLSYVDSQEPGEASQTIALDFVDKFLKVNSIEFDEEAEIRKSTGVKSKSLSGAKGIQSLAKRANHICSASGGTFDWDDYQEDEGGEFFRKKKEGRKAPQSFPQPRDFKRPNPDNCWEVKENSDRVDQQDISGSVASVFYSDSNLLLHKPKEIDKSMKVAGKCIVENLIKKLDDARDEMVETGTKKDNPDLLDVGVDTQLAADAMEALCYGVGLNDHDSNLCNQDAEILVPGTAKRKLRKKLESDKDSIQERASRILRSAVITRQSNQNKMSGPGLTRGSSIISEEQSTKTSKQFHRTEDMFNLHGALIEENMNAQESERGIIGENERCRVAASSGKYLPIACRTRQKASNQTQRDTKTSTVLKKGRDNLSAPIAPKRKRSRASLNTLAREKCTELKSIGPEHLEETKVTNIELSDSQISGTSTVRKGKVHQNLSKEELDTNSKINFTQMKSGIKRKILASGVSGPASRQRHSQKGLVKDTSVDHNTYPQNAIGASEDLNVFKAQINEFTAGKSHLAITAAEEANLNPRSRVSLKDKCTPKFSAYMTPKQYGTPINEASPICMDNEYHKRSSRKKLLKSPLKREVSRIIADGPKSAYTSKDLRKRRDITQVHVLFSQHLDGDLIKQQKKVLFRLGASVASSILDATHFIADEFVRTRNMLEAIAYGKPVVTPFWLESCGHASCLIDERNYILRDAKKEKEIGFSLPVSLARACQHPLLQGCRVLITRNAKPGKDILASLVNAVHGTVVDGIGRSALKDELIPSDLIVLSREEDYAECVPFLEKAYHPMFIYRGISLQFRATSKWYSYSEAGV
- the LOC141659183 gene encoding uncharacterized protein LOC141659183 isoform X1 codes for the protein MSSFRDEDNDDEIEANTNNLNPEVDVSDAETEIMDSQPSPGCGLYDNTVPSEDAESQGVCLAGETQAVDDLGSEDLCTQLLDDGYTEVVVDTDNDGTKQIEVLSDTEALPDVVFEKRVDSHTVEEEMMLQSCVRKQNGRESKEVQIIEKHNTGPVLEGFTSFRVAAIRSSGLAARNMPLKRTDNTSYSNGSDGKHEAENSVTLNFLGQLDQRHNLEEHDDKLKGSSSENKCTVGKSAARKLFNEEKSNEKGVDINFSDTGEEENFPQVCISERELAGLSYVDSQEPGEASQTIALDFVDKFLKVNSIEFDEEAEIRKSTGVKSKSLSGAKGIQSLAKRANHICSASGGTFDWDDYQEDEGGEFFRKKKEGRKAPQSFPQPRDFKRPNPDNCWEVKENSDRVDQQDISGSVASVFYSDSNLLLHKPKEIDKSMKVAGKCIVENLIKKLDDARDEMVETGTKKDNPDLLDVGVDTQLAADAMEALCYGVGLNDHDSNLCNQDAEILVPGTAKRKLRKKLESDKDSIQERASRILRSAVITRQSNQNKMSGPGLTRGSSIISEEQSTKTSKQFHRTEDMFNLHGALIEENMNAQESERGIIGENERCRVAASSGKYLPIACRTRQKASNQTQRDTKTSTVLKKGRDNLSAPIAPKRKRSRASLNTLAREKCTELKSIGPEHLEETKVTNIELSDSQISGTSTVRKGKVHQNLSKEELDTNSKINFTQMKSGIKRKILASGVSGPASRQRHSQKGLVKDTSVDHNTYPQNAIGASEDLNVFKAQINEFTAGKSHLAITAAEEANLNPRSRVSLKDKCTPKFSAYMTPKQYGTPINEASPICMDNEYHKRSSRKKLLKSPLKREVSRIIADGPKSAYTSKDLRKRRDITQVHVLFSQHLDGDLIKQQKKVLFRLGASVASSILDATHFIADEFVRTRNMLEAIAYGKPVVTPFWLESCGHASCLIDERNYILRDAKKEKEIGFSLPVSLARACQHPLLQGCRVLITRNAKPGKDILASLVNAVHGTVVDGIGRSALKDELIPSDLIVLSREEDYAECVPFLEKGASVYSSELLLNGIVIQKLEYERHRLFAENVRKMHSAVRLRKDADEYSSVAKCK